The Ascochyta rabiei chromosome 5, complete sequence genome has a segment encoding these proteins:
- a CDS encoding translation elongation factor EF-1 alpha, variant 3 produces MGKEKTHINVVVIGHVDSGKSTTTGHLIYKCGGIDKRTIEKFEKEAAELGKGSFKYAWVLDKLKAERERGITIDIALWKFETPKYMVTLMPPVTVISSRT; encoded by the exons ATGGG TAAGGAGAAGACTCACATCaacgtcgtcgtcatcggcCACGTCGACTCCGGCAAGTCGACCACCACCGGCC ACTTGATCTACAAGTGCGGTGGTATTGACAAGCGTACCATCGAGAAGTTCGAGAAG GAAGCCGCCGAACTCGGCAAGGGTTCCTTCAAGTACGCATGGGTTCTTGACAAACTCAAGGCCGAGCGTGAGCGTGGTATCACCATCGATATCGCTCTCTGGAAGTTCGAGACACCCAAGTATATGGTGACA TTGATGCCCCCGGTCACCGTGATTTCATCAAGAACATGA
- a CDS encoding translation elongation factor EF-1 alpha produces the protein MGKEKTHINVVVIGHVDSGKSTTTGHLIYKCGGIDKRTIEKFEKEAAELGKGSFKYAWVLDKLKAERERGITIDIALWKFETPKYMVTVSMCAPFLHIARVVFSCCLLAVVGTLALAAATLLASRAAAVANRTHFCAPCNEACTSSNDLKRHNDKQTYKDTVATTQASNMNISPLSELYH, from the exons ATGGG TAAGGAGAAGACTCACATCaacgtcgtcgtcatcggcCACGTCGACTCCGGCAAGTCGACCACCACCGGCC ACTTGATCTACAAGTGCGGTGGTATTGACAAGCGTACCATCGAGAAGTTCGAGAAG GAAGCCGCCGAACTCGGCAAGGGTTCCTTCAAGTACGCATGGGTTCTTGACAAACTCAAGGCCGAGCGTGAGCGTGGTATCACCATCGATATCGCTCTCTGGAAGTTCGAGACACCCAAGTATATGGTGACAGTCAG TATGTGTGCACCTTTTCTTCATATCGCTCGAGTTGTCTTTTCTTGTTGCTTGCTTGCTGTTGTTGGTACTCTCGctcttgctgctgctactCTCCTTGCATCTCGTGCAGCCGCCGTTGCGAATCGCACTCACTTCTGCGCGCCATGCAATGAAGCCTGCACCAGCAGCAATGATCTCAAGAGGCACAACGACAAGCAGACATACAAGGATACAGTAGCAACCACGCAAGCAAGCAACATGAACATTTCGCCTTTAAGCGAACTCTACCACTGA
- a CDS encoding translation elongation factor EF-1 alpha, variant 2, protein MGKEKTHINVVVIGHVDSGKSTTTGHLIYKCGGIDKRTIEKFEKEAAELGKGSFKYAWVLDKLKAERERGITIDIALWKFETPKYMVTVRFVYPTTICASRC, encoded by the exons ATGGG TAAGGAGAAGACTCACATCaacgtcgtcgtcatcggcCACGTCGACTCCGGCAAGTCGACCACCACCGGCC ACTTGATCTACAAGTGCGGTGGTATTGACAAGCGTACCATCGAGAAGTTCGAGAAG GAAGCCGCCGAACTCGGCAAGGGTTCCTTCAAGTACGCATGGGTTCTTGACAAACTCAAGGCCGAGCGTGAGCGTGGTATCACCATCGATATCGCTCTCTGGAAGTTCGAGACACCCAAGTATATGGTGACAGTCAGGTTTGTCTACCCTACCACTATATGTGCTTCACGATGCTAA